The following nucleotide sequence is from Cellulosilyticum sp. I15G10I2.
AAAAAATAAAGAATAGAGAAAAGGTTTGAAAAAAACCCCTCTATTCTTATTTTTTTAAAAGGATTAACTACATTAGGGTGTTATCAGGATGGGAAATATGCGTTAGTGCATCTTCAGCACTGTCTTGGAAAGTAGGCTCAAGCGCGATATCACCTAGTGCAACCATACCTACTAGGGAGTTGTTTTCAACAATAGGCAGTCTGCGTATTTGGCTTTTGCTCATGATCTGTGCTACATCTTCAACACTCATTTCTGGATTGCCTACAATAGTATGCGGCGTCATAATGTTACCAACTGTCTGTTCTTTTGAATTCTGACCAGTTGCTACAGCTCTTAATGTAATATCCCTGTCTGTAACGATGCCAATGACTTGTTCGCCACTGCATACAGGTATTGAACCGACATTATAAGCCTTCATAAGCTGAGCGGCCTTTTCGATCGAGTCTTCTGATTTTAAAAATGCAATTTCTTTTGACATAATGTCTTTTACTTTCATAATATTC
It contains:
- a CDS encoding CBS domain-containing protein; its protein translation is MKVKDIMSKEIAFLKSEDSIEKAAQLMKAYNVGSIPVCSGEQVIGIVTDRDITLRAVATGQNSKEQTVGNIMTPHTIVGNPEMSVEDVAQIMSKSQIRRLPIVENNSLVGMVALGDIALEPTFQDSAEDALTHISHPDNTLM